The following proteins are co-located in the Escherichia fergusonii ATCC 35469 genome:
- a CDS encoding glycoside hydrolase family 10 protein, which produces MDICSRNVTLVARRSCSLIALAVLLCSCKSTPPTSLVTPVQKTQPPASTQLSQQPMRGIWLATVSRLDWPPISSVNISNPTSRMHVQQQALTNKLDQLQRLGINTVFFQVKPDATALWPSQILPWSDVMTGKIGQDPGYDPLQFMLDEAHKRGMKVHAWFNPYRVSVNIKPGTIRELNNTLNQQPASVYVQHRDWIKTSGDRLVLDPGIPEVQQWITNIVAEVVSRYPVDGVQFDDYFYTESAGSKLNDNDTFRRYGAGFASKADWRRHNTQQLITQVSRTIKKLNPNVEFGVSPAGVWRNRSHDPMGSDTRGAAAYDESYADTRRWVQLGLLDYIAPQIYWPFSRSAARYDVLAKWWADVVKPTNTRLYIGVAFYKVGEPSKVEPDWMVNGGVPELKKQLDLNDTVPEISGTILFREDYLNKPQTQQAVNYLRSRWGS; this is translated from the coding sequence ATGGATATCTGCTCCCGAAACGTTACCCTTGTCGCCAGGCGCTCATGTTCTTTGATTGCTCTGGCGGTTCTTCTTTGCAGTTGTAAGAGCACGCCACCGACATCTCTGGTGACGCCTGTGCAAAAAACACAACCACCAGCCAGCACACAACTCTCGCAGCAGCCAATGCGCGGTATCTGGCTGGCAACTGTTTCCCGACTCGACTGGCCGCCGATTAGCTCGGTAAATATCAGTAACCCCACCAGCCGAATGCACGTACAGCAGCAAGCATTGACCAACAAACTGGATCAACTTCAACGTCTTGGGATCAACACGGTATTCTTCCAGGTTAAACCTGATGCAACTGCCCTGTGGCCCTCGCAAATACTGCCCTGGTCAGATGTGATGACCGGGAAAATTGGTCAGGACCCAGGCTACGATCCCCTGCAATTTATGCTCGATGAAGCCCATAAGCGCGGAATGAAAGTCCACGCCTGGTTTAACCCCTATCGCGTATCTGTGAATATCAAACCAGGTACAATCCGGGAACTCAATAATACGCTGAACCAGCAACCGGCCAGCGTTTATGTGCAGCATCGCGACTGGATAAAAACATCCGGCGACCGTCTGGTGTTAGATCCCGGCATTCCCGAAGTTCAGCAATGGATAACCAACATCGTGGCTGAAGTGGTGTCCCGTTATCCGGTAGATGGCGTACAGTTTGATGACTATTTTTATACTGAATCTGCCGGTTCAAAGCTGAACGACAATGATACCTTTCGCAGATATGGCGCTGGTTTTGCTTCAAAGGCAGACTGGCGGCGGCATAATACTCAGCAATTGATCACCCAGGTTTCACGCACCATTAAAAAACTTAACCCCAATGTCGAATTTGGTGTCAGCCCGGCGGGTGTCTGGCGCAACCGTTCGCATGATCCGATGGGCTCCGATACGCGCGGAGCCGCAGCTTATGATGAGTCATATGCCGACACTCGCCGTTGGGTACAACTCGGTCTGTTGGATTACATCGCCCCACAAATTTACTGGCCCTTCTCACGCAGTGCTGCCCGCTATGATGTGCTGGCAAAATGGTGGGCCGATGTAGTGAAACCAACTAATACCCGGCTTTACATCGGAGTGGCATTTTATAAGGTGGGCGAACCATCAAAAGTAGAACCTGACTGGATGGTTAACGGCGGCGTTCCTGAACTGAAAAAACAGCTCGACCTTAACGATACCGTACCGGAAATCAGTGGCACGATTCTGTTTCGTGAAGACTATCTCAACAAGCCGCAAACGCAGCAGGCAGTGAACTATCTGCGCAGTCGCTGGGGCAGCTAA